In bacterium, a genomic segment contains:
- a CDS encoding lipid-transfer protein: EDAGIDPSEVDGLTSFTLDTNDEVDIARAVGIGDVTFYSRIPYGGGAAIGVVHQAAMALATGSAKYVVVYRALNGRSGQRYSEGVSGDIVTADLIHWSWYMPWGLMTPASWVAMFTQRYMHDYGAKAEDLAEVALAMRGHAVNNPAAFFHKRPLTMDEYMEARWIAEPLRLYDCCQETDGGCAAVITTPERAKDAKNPAALIRGVATAFSAEQEQMTSFYRDDISYLPEMELVASQMYEMSGLGPDDIDAAIIYDAFSSIVLFQLESFGFCKRGEAKDFINNGALKVGGRLPTNTHGGQLSEAYIHGVNGIVEGTRLIRGTSTNQPEKNDHVLVTAGVGVPTSAMILGKL; this comes from the coding sequence CGAAGATGCGGGGATCGACCCGAGTGAGGTCGATGGCCTGACCAGTTTCACACTCGATACGAACGACGAAGTCGACATCGCGCGCGCGGTCGGGATTGGCGACGTGACGTTCTACAGTCGCATCCCGTACGGAGGTGGCGCAGCGATCGGTGTGGTGCACCAGGCCGCGATGGCCCTGGCCACGGGATCGGCAAAGTACGTGGTGGTGTACCGCGCGCTCAACGGCCGCTCCGGTCAACGCTATAGCGAAGGTGTCTCGGGCGATATCGTGACGGCCGACCTGATCCACTGGAGCTGGTACATGCCCTGGGGTCTGATGACGCCCGCCAGCTGGGTGGCCATGTTCACGCAGCGCTATATGCACGACTACGGCGCCAAGGCCGAGGATCTGGCCGAAGTCGCTCTGGCGATGCGCGGGCACGCGGTCAACAATCCGGCGGCGTTCTTCCACAAGCGTCCTCTCACGATGGACGAGTACATGGAGGCGCGCTGGATCGCCGAGCCGCTGCGCCTGTACGACTGCTGTCAGGAGACAGACGGTGGTTGTGCTGCGGTGATCACGACACCGGAACGCGCAAAGGACGCAAAGAACCCGGCCGCCTTGATCCGGGGCGTCGCGACGGCCTTTTCCGCAGAGCAGGAGCAGATGACCAGCTTCTACCGCGACGACATCAGCTACCTGCCCGAGATGGAACTGGTCGCGAGCCAGATGTACGAGATGTCGGGCCTCGGCCCCGACGACATCGATGCGGCGATCATCTATGACGCCTTTTCTTCGATCGTACTCTTCCAGCTCGAGTCCTTCGGCTTCTGCAAACGCGGAGAAGCAAAAGACTTCATCAACAACGGCGCCTTGAAGGTCGGCGGTCGCTTGCCGACGAATACTCACGGCGGCCAGCTTTCAGAAGCGTATATCCACGGTGTGAATGGAATCGTAGAAGGCACGCGATTGATCCGCGGAACTTCCACGAATCAACCCGAGAAGAACGATCACGTTCTGGTCACCGCTGGCGTGGGTGTGCCCACGAGCGCAATGATCCTCGGAAAACTCTAA
- a CDS encoding SDR family oxidoreductase: protein MILDRFQMKDRVAIVTGAGRGIGAGIATAFSEVGAHVVCSARTQSQIDEVAQTVRSNGSRALAVQCDVTEREQLENLVEATMKEFGRIDVVVNNAGGTPPKPILRTSEKMFEDAFRFNATSAFLLSRFAIPPMLETAGGGSIVNISSAMGRFTDRGFVAYGTAKAALAHMTRLMGVELAPRIRVNGIAVGSVETSALGPFVEDRERREQMENLTPLRRLGTTEDIAICATYLASDAGSFVTGKMFEIDGGIEASNFPFQIPDL, encoded by the coding sequence ATGATCCTGGATCGCTTCCAGATGAAGGATCGCGTCGCCATCGTCACGGGCGCAGGACGCGGAATCGGTGCAGGGATCGCCACCGCGTTTTCCGAGGTCGGCGCCCACGTCGTCTGCTCGGCGCGCACGCAGTCGCAGATCGACGAAGTAGCGCAAACGGTACGATCGAATGGCTCGCGGGCACTCGCGGTGCAATGTGACGTGACCGAGCGCGAACAGCTCGAGAACCTGGTCGAGGCTACGATGAAGGAGTTCGGCCGCATCGACGTTGTGGTCAATAACGCCGGTGGCACTCCGCCGAAGCCGATCCTGCGCACGAGCGAAAAGATGTTCGAAGATGCTTTTCGCTTCAACGCGACGTCCGCCTTCCTGCTCAGTCGCTTCGCCATTCCTCCGATGCTCGAGACGGCCGGAGGAGGCAGCATCGTGAACATCTCTTCCGCGATGGGACGCTTCACTGACCGAGGCTTCGTCGCCTATGGCACCGCCAAGGCCGCCCTCGCCCATATGACGCGCCTGATGGGCGTTGAACTCGCCCCCAGAATCCGGGTGAACGGGATTGCGGTGGGATCGGTCGAGACCTCGGCACTCGGGCCCTTCGTAGAGGACCGCGAACGACGCGAGCAGATGGAAAACCTGACGCCGCTGCGGCGCCTTGGAACGACGGAAGACATCGCGATCTGCGCAACCTACCTGGCCTCTGACGCCGGGAGTTTCGTTACGGGAAAGATGTTCGAGATCGATGGAGGCATCGAGGCGAGCAACTTCCCGTTCCAGATCCCGGACCTCTAA
- a CDS encoding aspartate aminotransferase family protein, protein MDDARTQRFPLIARKGAPPLQIAKTEGAYLITPDGQRILDAAGGAVVVNIGQGRREVADAFADTAAEISYLVPPFASESRVRLVERLVDGWLPPGLSRIVFTSGGSDAVDAAVRLVRQHHLSAGRPERWKVIGRDLSYHGTTLTTLAVGGHTKRRKGFEPWLVDLPKAPACFCLRCPLGKSYPGCKIGCAEELEAVLKREDPNTVAAFIVEPIGGSTAGALTPPDEYLPRVAEICKRHGVLLIADEVMSGFGRTGKRFAVDHWGVVPDILIGGKGLTGGYAPLCAIAAKPEVVDPIGDAGDELMFYTYSAHPASCAVADKVLEIMERENLVERAAVMGERLRQRLAGLEAHPNVAEIRGRGLLLAIEIVRDRDTLEPFPTSIGMTNKVLGAAFAQGVMVYPGGCDPARDVITLGPPLIIDDDDIERIANALEIGIPSAVERANAQLAG, encoded by the coding sequence AACTCAGCGGTTCCCTTTGATCGCGAGGAAGGGAGCGCCACCGCTCCAGATCGCGAAAACCGAAGGCGCGTACCTCATCACTCCCGACGGCCAGCGGATACTCGACGCCGCGGGCGGCGCGGTCGTGGTGAACATTGGCCAGGGACGACGCGAGGTTGCCGATGCCTTCGCCGACACGGCCGCAGAGATCAGCTATCTGGTCCCGCCTTTCGCCAGCGAGAGCCGCGTAAGACTTGTCGAACGGCTCGTCGACGGCTGGCTGCCGCCGGGTCTCAGTCGCATCGTGTTCACGAGCGGCGGTTCCGACGCCGTCGATGCGGCCGTTCGCCTGGTTCGACAGCACCACCTGTCCGCCGGCCGGCCCGAGCGCTGGAAGGTGATCGGGCGTGATCTTTCCTACCACGGCACGACTCTCACTACGCTGGCCGTCGGTGGACACACGAAGCGGCGCAAGGGCTTCGAGCCGTGGTTGGTCGATCTTCCGAAAGCTCCCGCCTGCTTCTGCCTGCGCTGTCCGCTCGGCAAGAGCTACCCCGGCTGCAAGATCGGTTGCGCCGAGGAACTCGAAGCCGTGTTGAAGCGAGAAGACCCGAATACGGTTGCTGCGTTCATCGTGGAACCGATCGGCGGTTCGACGGCTGGAGCTTTGACGCCGCCGGATGAGTATCTGCCAAGGGTCGCGGAGATCTGTAAACGGCACGGCGTGCTGCTGATCGCCGACGAAGTCATGAGCGGCTTCGGACGCACAGGCAAGCGCTTCGCGGTCGACCACTGGGGTGTGGTGCCCGACATCCTGATCGGTGGAAAGGGGCTGACCGGTGGCTACGCGCCACTCTGCGCGATCGCGGCAAAACCCGAAGTCGTCGATCCAATCGGCGATGCCGGTGATGAGCTGATGTTCTACACCTACTCGGCGCATCCGGCGTCATGTGCGGTTGCTGACAAAGTGCTCGAAATCATGGAGCGGGAAAACCTGGTCGAGCGCGCCGCCGTCATGGGCGAACGCCTGAGGCAACGCCTGGCCGGTCTCGAAGCCCACCCAAACGTCGCAGAGATCCGCGGACGCGGGCTGCTTCTGGCCATCGAGATCGTTCGCGATCGAGACACGCTAGAACCTTTTCCCACCTCCATCGGGATGACGAACAAAGTCCTCGGCGCAGCGTTCGCCCAAGGTGTGATGGTGTACCCGGGCGGCTGTGACCCGGCGCGCGACGTGATTACACTCGGCCCGCCACTGATCATCGACGACGATGACATCGAACGAATCGCCAACGCGCTCGAGATCGGTATTCCCAGTGCGGTCGAGCGCGCAAACGCACAACTCGCGGGCTGA
- a CDS encoding steroid 3-ketoacyl-CoA thiolase, producing the protein MSESVIVEALRTPIGRGKMGKGDLSGFHAAQVLGQLQMGLVEKAGIEPKDVEQVFGGCVTQAGEQSNNITRHAWLSKSDDYTTAGTTVDVQCGSGQQANNLVNALIKGGSIDCGLACGIELMSHVGLGANVINGPGYFQPPDYPWDQAASQFISVERIAQKWGIERKDVDEFALRSQNLAAQARDQGRFEREILPLDAPALGADGAPTGETRRVDSDQGLRATTLDGLAQLKPVEEGGIHTAGNSSQVSDGAAGLLYMTPEKAKAHGLQARARIRQDVVVGADPYFLLEGPIDATKKVLEKSGMSISDIDLFECNEAFAAVALAWMRAFPDIDLDRVNVNGGAIALGHPVGATGSRLIVTALHELERQNKNTALITMCCGSAVGTATIIERI; encoded by the coding sequence ATGTCTGAATCCGTCATCGTAGAAGCGCTGCGTACCCCGATCGGTCGCGGCAAGATGGGCAAGGGAGATCTATCCGGTTTCCACGCAGCTCAGGTTCTGGGTCAGCTGCAGATGGGCCTGGTGGAGAAGGCCGGAATCGAGCCGAAAGACGTCGAGCAGGTTTTTGGTGGCTGCGTCACGCAAGCAGGGGAGCAGTCGAATAACATCACCCGTCACGCGTGGTTGTCGAAGAGCGACGATTACACCACCGCGGGAACGACGGTCGATGTTCAGTGCGGCTCCGGGCAGCAGGCGAACAATCTGGTCAACGCGTTGATCAAGGGCGGCAGCATCGATTGCGGGCTCGCCTGCGGAATCGAGTTGATGAGTCACGTGGGCCTGGGCGCCAACGTGATCAACGGCCCCGGCTACTTTCAACCGCCCGACTATCCCTGGGATCAAGCGGCTTCGCAGTTCATCTCCGTGGAGCGGATCGCACAGAAGTGGGGCATCGAACGCAAGGATGTCGACGAGTTTGCGCTGCGCTCGCAGAATCTGGCCGCCCAGGCGCGAGATCAGGGGCGCTTTGAGCGCGAAATCCTGCCACTCGACGCACCCGCGCTCGGGGCCGACGGGGCACCCACCGGTGAGACTCGTCGCGTCGATTCCGATCAGGGTCTGCGCGCGACCACGCTCGACGGTCTCGCACAGTTGAAGCCGGTAGAAGAAGGTGGCATCCACACCGCGGGAAACTCCTCACAGGTTTCCGACGGTGCCGCGGGTCTGCTGTACATGACGCCGGAGAAGGCAAAGGCGCACGGGCTACAAGCTCGGGCGCGCATTCGTCAGGACGTCGTCGTCGGAGCGGATCCCTACTTTCTGCTCGAAGGTCCAATCGATGCGACGAAGAAGGTGCTCGAAAAGAGTGGAATGAGCATTTCGGATATCGATCTCTTCGAGTGCAATGAGGCGTTTGCCGCGGTCGCGCTCGCGTGGATGCGCGCTTTCCCCGACATCGATCTCGATCGCGTCAACGTGAACGGTGGCGCAATTGCTCTGGGCCATCCGGTCGGGGCAACCGGTTCGCGCCTGATCGTGACTGCGCTTCACGAACTCGAACGACAGAACAAGAACACCGCACTCATCACGATGTGCTGCGGTTCGGCGGTCGGAACGGCCACCATCATCGAACGCATCTAG
- a CDS encoding SDR family NAD(P)-dependent oxidoreductase, producing the protein MGILDGKVAIVTGAGQGLGRIEALELASHGASVVVNDLGTASDGTGASEEPAKSVVEEIENLGGKAVAAFGDVADWDAAQSIVQAAVDHFGDLNILVNNAGFSRDGMIVKMTEEQFDSVIRVHVKGHFCMIRHTMSFWREKSKASGGEPLYGRLISTASDAFLMGNVGQPNYAAAKGGITFLTLSAAREAQRFGATANVILPRARTRMTMQGPWASIFAKPEEGFDQMAPDHIGPVVGWLASPHASHVSGNLLQVWGKHVRVYERPQPALDFENENEWSIDELQKVLGPFFDGKKPVEDSFALPMA; encoded by the coding sequence ATGGGAATCCTCGACGGAAAGGTCGCGATCGTCACGGGAGCGGGTCAGGGTCTGGGTCGCATTGAGGCGCTCGAACTCGCGAGCCACGGTGCGAGTGTCGTGGTCAACGACCTCGGAACGGCATCGGACGGCACGGGCGCGAGCGAAGAACCCGCGAAGTCGGTCGTGGAGGAAATCGAGAACCTCGGAGGCAAGGCCGTGGCTGCATTTGGCGACGTCGCGGACTGGGATGCCGCGCAGAGCATCGTGCAGGCGGCGGTGGATCACTTCGGCGACTTGAACATTCTCGTGAACAACGCGGGCTTCTCGCGCGACGGCATGATCGTGAAGATGACCGAGGAGCAGTTCGACTCGGTCATCCGCGTTCACGTCAAGGGTCACTTCTGCATGATTCGCCACACCATGTCGTTCTGGCGCGAAAAGTCGAAGGCATCGGGCGGTGAACCGCTTTACGGGCGCCTGATCAGTACCGCGTCCGACGCCTTCTTGATGGGAAATGTAGGCCAGCCGAACTACGCGGCCGCCAAGGGTGGGATCACTTTCCTTACGCTCTCGGCCGCGCGCGAGGCACAGCGCTTTGGCGCAACTGCGAACGTGATTCTTCCTCGAGCACGTACCCGCATGACCATGCAGGGGCCCTGGGCGAGCATCTTCGCAAAGCCGGAAGAAGGCTTCGATCAGATGGCGCCAGATCACATCGGCCCCGTCGTCGGCTGGCTGGCGTCTCCCCACGCATCTCATGTTTCGGGAAATCTCTTACAGGTCTGGGGCAAACACGTTCGCGTTTACGAGCGACCGCAGCCCGCTCTGGACTTCGAAAATGAGAACGAGTGGAGTATCGACGAACTACAGAAGGTCCTGGGCCCGTTCTTCGACGGCAAGAAGCCCGTCGAAGACTCGTTTGCTCTGCCTATGGCCTAG